One stretch of Vulpes lagopus strain Blue_001 chromosome X, ASM1834538v1, whole genome shotgun sequence DNA includes these proteins:
- the LOC121483069 gene encoding 60S ribosomal protein L31-like — translation MAPAKKGGEKKKGRSAINEVVTREYTINIHKRIHGVGFKKRAPRALKEIRKFAMKEMGTPDVRIDTRLNKAVWAKGIRNVPYRIRVRLSRKRNKDEDSPNKLYTLVTYVPVTTFKNLQTVNVDEN, via the coding sequence ATGGCTCCCGCAAAGAAGGGTGGCGAGAAGAAGAAGGGCCGTTCTGCCATCAACGAGGTAGTGACCAGAGAATACACCATCAACATTCACAAACGTATCCatggagtgggtttcaagaagcGTGCCCCTCGGGCACTCAAAGAGATCCGgaaatttgccatgaaggagatgggaactccagatgtgcgcattgacaccaggctcaacaaagctgtctgggccaaaggaataaggaatgttccataccGTATCCGTGTGCGGTTGTCCAGAAAACGTAACAAGGATGaagattcaccaaacaagctctacacGCTGGTTACCTATGtacctgtcaccactttcaaaaatctacagactgttaatgtggatgagaactaa